The DNA window TATCTTGATGTGCATAAATCGTATCGTACGTCAAGCACCATATCCAGTTGGAAATAAACAATGGCACTGCCACCCATAAATTCAATGGCGCCCCAACAGCAGGAAACCCCAAGAGACACCCCCAGCTAAAACAAATTGACAACATCGCCTGCGGGTAATATGTAAATCGTTTAAACAACGGGTAGGCTGCAACAAACGGTAACGACAATGCTCCTAGATAAAAACACTCAAATGGCAAGCTCAAAAGCACTGCCAACCCTGCAAAACATTGCACACCCAACCAGGCAACTGCTTGTGGCACCGAAACTCTTCCACTGGTAATTGGTCTCTCCATAGTACGGGCAACTTGATTATCTAAATTTCTATCCCAAATATCGTTGATGGTACACCCAGCACCTCTCATCACTAACGCACCAACAGAAAACAACCCAATTGTCTTGGCAGTCACCCACAATGGTGCCGCTATAGAGTACGATGCCATGGTTATCCCCCAGTAACAAGgaagcaacaacaaccatgTACCCACTGGCTTTTCCAAACGCATTAATTCTAAATACGGAATGACTTTTCGGGGGAACCGTCTCAACCAGCCCAACCCTGCTTCTCGTGCCAAACGTGCAGCTTCCAATTCAACTGGAGAAAACTTGGGAACCCTTGTTTCATTGCGAATTATTCTCGAGTGAGCAAACCCTCTTCTAAAAACCTGGTATAATGGACGTCTAAATACTAACATGGTCTGTGATCGAGGAAACgaaaaccaacaaaaatttttggaCGTgcacttttttttgtttttttttttttttttcatccaATCGTTTCGGGAACATAC is part of the Candida dubliniensis CD36 chromosome R, complete sequence genome and encodes:
- a CDS encoding para-hydroxybenzoate: polyprenyltransferase, mitochondrial precursor, putative (Similar to S. cerevisiae COQ2); translated protein: MKKKKKNKKKCTSKNFCWFSFPRSQTMLVFRRPLYQVFRRGFAHSRIIRNETRVPKFSPVELEAARLAREAGLGWLRRFPRKVIPYLELMRLEKPVGTWLLLLPCYWGITMASYSIAAPLWVTAKTIGLFSVGALVMRGAGCTINDIWDRNLDNQVARTMERPITSGRVSVPQAVAWLGVQCFAGLAVLLSLPFECFYLGALSLPFVAAYPLFKRFTYYPQAMLSICFSWGCLLGFPAVGAPLNLWVAVPLFISNWIWCLTYDTIYAHQDKKFDIKAGIKSTALAWGDKTKPILKGLTVSQAGLYAFSGFMNSMGPGFYVAGAYAIGRLYKQIIKVDLDDPKSCWGAFTSNIRTGFIFWYGIVFDYILLLLGYI